A DNA window from Niabella yanshanensis contains the following coding sequences:
- a CDS encoding SMP-30/gluconolactonase/LRE family protein encodes MKYILFALFVSFWVPASAQTSPFFDSTGIVASEFEGLMKIKQVFSFTEGPVADKDGKVYFTDQPNNRIWRYDPATTVLWEFKKDAGRANGLDIDAKGNIIACADENNEIWSIDTRGHIVKVLLGKVDGKKLNGPNDLWIDRKGGIYFTDPYYQRDYWTRTAPEIKEQNVYYLPKGATQPITVNNELVKPNGITGSADGKYLFVADIGDNKTYRFQINRDGTLSGKQLFVSQGSDGITLDNRGNLYLTGNGVTVYDSTGKKIAYIPVPEKWTANICFGGKDRNILFMTAGPSVYYLKMKAKGPEKFKRNQ; translated from the coding sequence ATGAAATATATCCTTTTCGCATTGTTTGTCTCCTTTTGGGTGCCGGCTTCGGCCCAAACATCGCCATTTTTCGATTCAACAGGTATTGTTGCCAGTGAATTTGAAGGCTTGATGAAAATAAAGCAGGTATTTAGTTTTACCGAAGGACCTGTTGCTGATAAAGACGGTAAAGTATATTTTACCGATCAGCCCAATAACAGGATATGGCGCTACGACCCAGCTACTACCGTATTATGGGAGTTTAAAAAAGATGCCGGCAGAGCCAACGGTCTGGACATTGACGCTAAAGGTAATATTATCGCCTGCGCCGATGAGAATAATGAAATATGGTCGATAGACACCAGGGGGCATATTGTAAAAGTGTTGCTGGGTAAAGTAGACGGCAAAAAGCTGAATGGCCCCAACGATTTATGGATTGACCGTAAAGGAGGCATTTATTTCACTGACCCCTATTACCAGCGTGATTACTGGACCCGCACAGCACCCGAAATCAAAGAACAAAACGTATATTATTTGCCTAAAGGCGCTACCCAGCCCATAACGGTGAATAACGAACTGGTAAAGCCGAACGGCATCACAGGTTCGGCTGATGGAAAATATCTTTTTGTGGCCGACATAGGGGACAACAAGACCTACAGATTTCAGATAAACCGTGACGGCACTTTATCAGGCAAACAATTATTTGTGTCCCAGGGATCGGATGGCATCACCCTCGACAACAGAGGCAATCTATACTTAACGGGAAATGGCGTTACTGTTTATGACAGCACGGGCAAAAAAATAGCCTATATACCGGTACCGGAAAAATGGACGGCCAATATTTGCTTTGGGGGAAAAGACCGGAATATTCTTTTTATGACAGCGGGACCGTCTGTATATTATTTGAAAATGAAAGCTAAGGGGCCGGAAAAGTTTAAACGCAACCAATAG
- the rplK gene encoding 50S ribosomal protein L11, whose translation MAKEISGFVKLQCKGGQANPAPPIGPALGSKGVNIMEFCKQFNARTQEKPGKVLPVLITVYTDKSFDFVIKTPPAAVQLMEAAKIQKGSKESNRAKVGKVTWEQVEAIAKDKMPDLNCFTPESAMKMVAGTARSMGLTVEGKAPWEN comes from the coding sequence ATGGCAAAAGAAATCTCCGGCTTTGTAAAGCTGCAGTGTAAAGGTGGTCAGGCCAATCCTGCACCTCCAATCGGTCCGGCGCTGGGTTCCAAAGGTGTTAACATCATGGAATTCTGCAAGCAGTTCAATGCGCGCACACAGGAAAAACCAGGAAAAGTACTTCCTGTATTAATCACAGTTTATACCGACAAAAGTTTCGACTTTGTAATTAAAACGCCTCCGGCTGCTGTGCAGTTGATGGAAGCGGCTAAAATTCAAAAAGGGTCTAAAGAAAGCAACCGTGCCAAAGTAGGTAAAGTTACATGGGAGCAGGTAGAGGCGATCGCAAAAGATAAAATGCCTGACCTGAACTGCTTTACTCCTGAAAGCGCCATGAAAATGGTTGCTGGTACAGCACGTAGCATGGGATTAACTGTAGAAGGTAAAGCCCCCTGGGAAAATTAA